The segment AACAGAGAATCCTATGAATGGCCACGAGCCAGTGCTCTATGCGGAGGCGATGTCCCTTCTTGCTCCGCATCCAGGAGGCGCGTACATTGATGGTACTGTAGGTGCCGGAGGGCATGCCAGGGGCATCTTGGAGCTCTCTGGCCCCGATGGCCGTTTGTTGGGCATTGACTTGGATGTGCAAGCCCTACAAAGTGCCCGCCAAGTGCTCGCAGGCTATGGTGCACGCGTTACGTTGGTGTACGGCAGTTTTGCCCAACTCAGCGCGATCGCCCATGAGCATGGTTTTTGCCCCGTGGACGGGGTGTTGCTGGATTTGGGACTTTCAACAATGCAATTAGCTGCACCGGAGCGGGGTTTTTCTTTTCAGTTAGAAGGACCTCTTGATATGCGCTTTGATATGTCGGCAGATACGACGGCAGCCGACTTGATCAACATGCTGCCGGAAGATGAGTTGGCAGACATCCTCTACCGCTATGGCGAGGAGAGGATGTCCAGACGTATCGCACGTGCCATTGTCCAGGCGCGCCCGTTGCGCACAACGACCGAACTGGCGCAACTGGTCACACGGGTGGTCAGACGCAGAGGGCGTATCCATCCTGCTACTAGGACGTTCCAAGCGTTGCGCATCGCGGTCAACAACGAATTGGAAGTGCTTGCCCAGGGTTTGGAGCAGGCGGTGGAAGTATTATCCCCCGGAGGGCGGCTGGTAGTGATTGCTTTTCATTCCCTTGAGGATCGCATCGTGAAGCATTATCTCCGTGAGCAGTCCAGAGGAGATCGCAGCGGTCACGGTCCGATATTGCGTATCCTGACGCCTCATCCCATTCGCCCTTCTCTAGCAGAGCAGGAGAGGAATCCGCGTAGCCGCAGTGCTCGGCTGCGCGCAGCGGAAAGGCTTCCTTCCGCCGGTAGCGGTAAGACAATGGGGTAATAAGGAATGGATAAGCGCAGGGTTGGTTCACATAGTGGGCATGTGCTGGAATGGGCTGCATCTCATAATGGCATAAGCAGATCTGTGCCGAACGCTCCTTCGGGCAGGGCAAGTTTGGAGCAATCACGTGACGTGACGCACTGGTTTTATGCGTTGGCTTTGTTGTGCCTCATCAGCCTATTGGCTTTCCTGTATCTAGCCCTGGCTAGTTATGTGGCGAATGAGATGGATGCAACGGGGTCGTTGGAGGCGACGATTCAAGCTCTGAAGAAAGAGAACAACAAGCTACGC is part of the Chloroflexota bacterium genome and harbors:
- the rsmH gene encoding 16S rRNA (cytosine(1402)-N(4))-methyltransferase RsmH translates to MNGHEPVLYAEAMSLLAPHPGGAYIDGTVGAGGHARGILELSGPDGRLLGIDLDVQALQSARQVLAGYGARVTLVYGSFAQLSAIAHEHGFCPVDGVLLDLGLSTMQLAAPERGFSFQLEGPLDMRFDMSADTTAADLINMLPEDELADILYRYGEERMSRRIARAIVQARPLRTTTELAQLVTRVVRRRGRIHPATRTFQALRIAVNNELEVLAQGLEQAVEVLSPGGRLVVIAFHSLEDRIVKHYLREQSRGDRSGHGPILRILTPHPIRPSLAEQERNPRSRSARLRAAERLPSAGSGKTMG